A genomic segment from Polyangia bacterium encodes:
- a CDS encoding lysophospholipid acyltransferase family protein, producing MRRALTSLIRWLFESLVRLYYPTRVVEGGERIPVGGPLIFVLNHPNGLLDPVLLRVAVGRPARFLGKSTLFANPLGRLAMDAFGTIPAYRGRDAGARAGDASRNDESFARCRQALGRGEALALFPEGTSHSDPQLRPLKTGAARIALSAEAEHDGKLGVTVVPVGLDYERKTHFRSRVLLVVGQAIAIGPRLPAYRQDERQTVDQLTDEIRQRLDAVVLQAETRELLTGIAAVATWTARPAAPGENDGGDHLASQHRRARELLAGYQRVRARDPARVDTIAAAARDYARTLRHLGVHNPWALELETVKPSHLLGAVARIVLALPFAIAGALLGWLPYRLAGRLAARLTHDEDVLGTVKLMAGATFLLVAWLGEAIAVGAWRGALAGAATFGLGLGGGYAALRFEELAIEVTEALRMLWLRAWRFDTARRLAERRRRLADDVARALREAT from the coding sequence GTGCGGCGCGCTTTAACCTCACTGATTCGATGGCTTTTCGAATCGTTGGTGCGACTTTATTACCCGACGCGCGTGGTTGAAGGCGGCGAGCGAATTCCGGTGGGCGGGCCGCTGATTTTCGTCCTCAATCACCCGAACGGCCTGCTGGATCCGGTGCTGCTGCGGGTGGCGGTGGGACGTCCGGCGCGCTTTCTGGGCAAAAGCACTCTGTTCGCCAATCCGCTTGGTCGGCTGGCCATGGACGCCTTCGGCACCATCCCGGCTTATCGGGGGCGGGACGCCGGCGCGCGGGCCGGCGACGCCAGCCGCAACGACGAGAGCTTTGCCCGCTGTCGCCAGGCCCTCGGCCGTGGCGAGGCCCTGGCGTTGTTTCCCGAAGGCACGTCGCACTCGGATCCGCAGCTGCGTCCGCTGAAGACGGGCGCGGCGCGCATCGCCTTGTCCGCCGAGGCCGAACACGACGGCAAGCTGGGCGTCACCGTGGTGCCGGTGGGGCTGGACTATGAACGCAAGACCCACTTTCGTTCCCGCGTGCTGCTGGTGGTGGGCCAGGCGATCGCCATCGGCCCGCGGCTGCCGGCCTATCGCCAGGACGAACGGCAGACCGTCGACCAGTTGACCGACGAGATTCGCCAGCGCCTGGACGCCGTGGTCCTGCAGGCGGAGACACGCGAGCTTTTGACCGGGATCGCCGCGGTGGCCACCTGGACCGCGCGACCGGCGGCGCCCGGCGAAAACGACGGCGGCGACCACCTGGCCTCACAGCACCGGCGCGCGCGCGAGCTTTTGGCCGGGTACCAGCGCGTGCGCGCGCGCGATCCGGCGCGCGTGGACACCATCGCCGCCGCCGCCCGCGACTACGCCCGCACGCTGCGCCACCTGGGCGTGCATAACCCCTGGGCGCTGGAGCTGGAGACGGTGAAGCCGTCGCACCTTCTGGGCGCGGTGGCGCGCATCGTGCTGGCGCTGCCCTTCGCGATCGCCGGCGCGCTGCTGGGGTGGCTGCCATATCGCCTGGCCGGGCGCCTGGCGGCGCGTTTGACCCACGACGAGGACGTGCTCGGCACGGTGAAGTTGATGGCCGGCGCGACGTTCTTGCTGGTGGCCTGGCTGGGGGAAGCGATCGCCGTGGGCGCCTGGCGGGGCGCGCTGGCCGGTGCGGCGACGTTCGGACTGGGCCTGGGCGGCGGCTATGCGGCGCTGCGCTTCGAGGAGCTGGCCATCGAAGTGACGGAGGCTTTGCGCATGCTGTGGCTGCGGGCCTGGCGTTTCGATACCGCGCGCCGCCTGGCCGAGCGACGGCGGCGGCTGGCCGACGACGTCGCGCGCGCCCTGCGCGAGGCGACCTGA